In a genomic window of Acropora muricata isolate sample 2 chromosome 2, ASM3666990v1, whole genome shotgun sequence:
- the LOC136898593 gene encoding uncharacterized protein isoform X2, which translates to MKTSHGKSWKIGCMHKQNKIILVSSFGKCKWQLSHFIFWNACVHQIPLPLISYSMVLEMLSHVSTKKTKQFLDQLILMDYCTSRNIVSTVNLGCKLDLKKIALHARNAEYNPKRFAAVIMRIREPRTTALIFSSGKMVCTGAKSEEQSRLAARKYARVVQKLGFPAKFTEFKIQNMVGSCDVRFPIRLEGLVLAHSQFSSYEPELFPGLIYRMVKPRIVLLIFVSGKVVLTGAKVRSEIYEAFENIYPILKSFRKT; encoded by the exons ATGAAGACAAGTCATGGAAAATCTTGGAAAATTGGCTGTATGCACAAACAGAATAAAATTATTCTTGTCTCAAGTTTTGGCAAATGCAAATGGCAGCTGTCTCATTTCATATTCTGGAATGCATGTGTACACCAGATCCCATTGCCACTGATTAGTTACAGTATGGTCCTGGAAATGCTATCACATGTAagcacaaagaaaacaaaacagtttctTGATCAACTCATTTTAATGGACTATTGCACTTCTAGAAATATTGTGTCCACCGTAAATCTTGGATGTAAGCTGGATTTGAAGAAGATTGCTCTCCATGCAAGGAATGCAGAATACAATCCTAAG CGTTTCGCAGCAGTTATCATGAGGATACGAGAGCCCAGGACAACTGCATTGATATTCAGTTCTGGTAAAATGGTTTGCACTGGGGCAAAGAG TGAAGAACAGTCCAGACTAGCAGCAAGGAAATATGCCAGAGTGGTACAGAAGCTTGGTTTCCCA GCAAAGTTTACTGAATTTAAAATTCAGAATATGGTTGGCAGCTGTGATGTCAGGTTTCCAATTCGTCTGGAAGGCCTTGTGTTAGCCCACTCACAGTTTTCAAG ttATGAACCAGAGCTCTTTCCAGGTCTCATCTACAGAATGGTCAAGCCCAGGATTGTGTTATTGATTTTTGTATCTGGAAAAGTAGTTCTTACTG gTGCAAAAGTTCGCTCAGAAATCTATGAAGCCTTTGAAAACATCTATCCTATCTTAAAATCATTCAGAAAAACATAG
- the LOC136898593 gene encoding uncharacterized protein isoform X1 codes for MDERLDQGKDDYRTSSIVQPHGGLMSAGVSGLQTTTSLPGGLSAYPPTPSPMPPLTPMTPMTAEQAGIVPQLQNIVSTVNLGCKLDLKKIALHARNAEYNPKRFAAVIMRIREPRTTALIFSSGKMVCTGAKSEEQSRLAARKYARVVQKLGFPAKFTEFKIQNMVGSCDVRFPIRLEGLVLAHSQFSSYEPELFPGLIYRMVKPRIVLLIFVSGKVVLTGAKVRSEIYEAFENIYPILKSFRKT; via the exons ATGGATGAGAGATTAGACCAAGGTAAAGATGACTACAGGACAAGTTCAATAGTCCAG CCCCATGGAGGTCTTATGTCAGCTGGAGTGTCAGGGTTACAGACAACGACTTCACTGCCAGGGGGTCTCAGTGCATACCCACCCACTCCCAGCCCCATGCCACCACTCACACCAATGACACCAATGACGGCTGAGCAGGCTGGCATTGTACCACagcttca AAATATTGTGTCCACCGTAAATCTTGGATGTAAGCTGGATTTGAAGAAGATTGCTCTCCATGCAAGGAATGCAGAATACAATCCTAAG CGTTTCGCAGCAGTTATCATGAGGATACGAGAGCCCAGGACAACTGCATTGATATTCAGTTCTGGTAAAATGGTTTGCACTGGGGCAAAGAG TGAAGAACAGTCCAGACTAGCAGCAAGGAAATATGCCAGAGTGGTACAGAAGCTTGGTTTCCCA GCAAAGTTTACTGAATTTAAAATTCAGAATATGGTTGGCAGCTGTGATGTCAGGTTTCCAATTCGTCTGGAAGGCCTTGTGTTAGCCCACTCACAGTTTTCAAG ttATGAACCAGAGCTCTTTCCAGGTCTCATCTACAGAATGGTCAAGCCCAGGATTGTGTTATTGATTTTTGTATCTGGAAAAGTAGTTCTTACTG gTGCAAAAGTTCGCTCAGAAATCTATGAAGCCTTTGAAAACATCTATCCTATCTTAAAATCATTCAGAAAAACATAG